A region of Sneathiella limimaris DNA encodes the following proteins:
- a CDS encoding BMP family ABC transporter substrate-binding protein — MKLKTIASLLGAVAVAGTALMAGTASAEDKVGFVYVGPVGDHGWTYRHDIGRQAVEKALGDKVKTTYVESVKEGPDSERVIRQMAADGHKIIFTTSFGYMNPTLKVAKSFPNVKFEHATGFKRADNVSTYSGRFYEGRYVVGKIAGKMTKSNIIGYVGSFPIPEVVRGINATILAARSVNPDVQVKVAWVNTWYDPGKEGDAAKALIDQGADIILQHTDSPAPLQVAESRGVWAVGQASDMHHFAPKAQLTAIIDNWDPYYVARTKAALDGSWKSMDTWSGLKDGMVTLAKFNEAIPADVIKLAEETRDGIIDGSIHPFAGPIKKQDGTLAVKEGETLDDGTLLGMDWYVEGVQGKLPK; from the coding sequence ATGAAATTAAAGACAATTGCATCCCTTCTTGGTGCTGTTGCTGTTGCCGGAACTGCCTTGATGGCAGGCACAGCTTCCGCCGAAGATAAAGTGGGTTTTGTGTATGTGGGTCCTGTGGGCGACCATGGCTGGACTTACCGTCACGACATCGGCCGTCAGGCTGTTGAAAAAGCCCTCGGGGATAAAGTCAAAACCACTTATGTTGAAAGCGTCAAAGAAGGCCCAGACTCAGAACGGGTCATTCGTCAAATGGCAGCAGATGGTCACAAGATCATCTTCACAACTTCATTTGGTTACATGAACCCAACACTTAAAGTCGCCAAGTCATTCCCGAATGTAAAATTCGAGCATGCAACAGGCTTTAAACGGGCAGACAATGTCAGCACATATTCCGGTCGCTTCTACGAAGGCCGCTATGTTGTTGGTAAAATTGCCGGCAAGATGACCAAATCTAACATCATCGGTTATGTTGGCTCTTTCCCAATTCCTGAAGTGGTTCGTGGCATCAACGCGACAATCCTTGCAGCACGCAGCGTCAACCCAGACGTTCAGGTTAAAGTCGCATGGGTCAACACTTGGTACGATCCAGGTAAAGAAGGTGATGCCGCCAAAGCTTTGATTGATCAGGGCGCAGACATCATCCTGCAGCACACTGACAGCCCTGCCCCACTGCAGGTAGCTGAATCTCGTGGTGTCTGGGCTGTTGGCCAAGCATCTGACATGCATCATTTCGCACCTAAAGCACAGCTGACTGCAATCATCGACAACTGGGATCCATATTATGTGGCTCGCACTAAAGCCGCGCTTGATGGTTCTTGGAAGTCCATGGACACTTGGTCAGGTCTGAAAGATGGCATGGTTACTCTTGCTAAGTTTAACGAAGCGATCCCTGCGGACGTTATCAAACTAGCCGAAGAAACCCGTGATGGCATCATCGATGGTTCCATCCACCCATTTGCTGGTCCTATCAAGAAACAGGACGGCACCCTTGCTGTTAAAGAAGGGGAAACTCTGGATGATGGAACCCTATTGGGCATGGACTGGTATGTAGAAGGCGTACAGGGCAAACTGCCTAAGTAA
- a CDS encoding adenosine deaminase has translation MTEMQRFIEGLPKTELHMHIEGSLEPELMFELAKRNDIKLPYASVEEVRKAYQFTELQDFLDIYYQGMGVLQTVQDFYDLTMAYMTKIHAQKVQHTEIFFDPQGHTERGVSFETAIDGITRALKDAETEYGITSKLIMCFLRHLDELSAERTLDTALSFKTRIAGVGLDSSELGHPPSKFQNVFARAKSEGFLLVAHAGEEGPPEYVKEALDLLHVDRLDHGNRSLEDDGLTARLIKEQMALTVCPLSNYKLAGVTDMTKHPLKKMLDLGLKATINSDDPAYFGGYMTENYLAVADALDLTKEEIATLARNGIEASFCDEDEKIVLMAKLNSYLQMNGVA, from the coding sequence ATGACAGAGATGCAGCGCTTTATTGAAGGCTTACCCAAGACAGAACTTCATATGCATATTGAAGGCAGTCTGGAACCGGAACTCATGTTTGAGCTGGCAAAGCGGAACGATATCAAGCTGCCTTACGCGTCTGTCGAAGAGGTTCGAAAAGCCTATCAGTTCACGGAATTGCAGGATTTCCTGGACATTTACTATCAGGGGATGGGCGTACTTCAAACGGTTCAGGATTTCTATGACCTGACCATGGCTTATATGACCAAAATCCACGCTCAAAAAGTTCAACACACCGAAATCTTTTTTGACCCGCAAGGGCACACGGAACGCGGTGTCTCCTTCGAAACAGCCATCGACGGCATTACCCGCGCCCTAAAAGATGCGGAAACTGAATACGGGATCACCAGTAAGTTGATCATGTGCTTTTTGCGCCATCTCGATGAATTATCCGCGGAGCGTACCCTGGACACGGCGCTCAGCTTCAAGACCCGGATCGCTGGCGTGGGTCTCGACAGCTCTGAATTAGGGCACCCTCCCTCCAAGTTCCAAAACGTTTTTGCACGGGCGAAATCCGAAGGCTTTTTGCTGGTTGCCCATGCCGGTGAGGAAGGTCCACCAGAATACGTCAAGGAAGCGCTCGATCTCTTACATGTAGACCGCCTTGATCATGGCAATCGCAGCCTTGAGGACGATGGCCTGACGGCCCGGTTGATTAAGGAGCAGATGGCTCTCACCGTGTGTCCCCTGTCCAATTACAAACTTGCTGGGGTCACTGACATGACCAAGCATCCTCTTAAGAAAATGCTCGATCTTGGTCTGAAGGCGACGATTAACTCTGATGATCCAGCCTATTTCGGTGGCTATATGACCGAAAATTACCTGGCAGTTGCAGATGCACTGGACCTTACCAAAGAAGAGATTGCCACCCTCGCCCGCAATGGGATCGAAGCGAGCTTCTGCGATGAGGATGAAAAAATAGTCCTGATGGCCAAGCTGAACTCCTATCTGCAGATGAACGGTGTCGCTTGA
- a CDS encoding group III truncated hemoglobin translates to MQERVEGQRKSRPVRIPNDMIVQMVDQFYEKVRSHAELGPIFNGAIQENWPHHLQKMYRFWSSVLNSSGVYSGNPMAAHMNLQQNVVPENFGQWLTLFQETLSELFEEEDQAFIYQKAENIAQSLSLGMFYNPASTHRINL, encoded by the coding sequence ATGCAGGAAAGAGTTGAGGGACAGCGGAAATCCCGCCCGGTTCGAATTCCCAATGACATGATCGTTCAGATGGTGGATCAATTCTACGAAAAGGTCCGAAGTCATGCGGAGCTCGGCCCCATTTTCAATGGTGCTATTCAGGAAAACTGGCCCCATCACCTGCAAAAAATGTATCGCTTCTGGTCCTCTGTTTTAAACAGCAGCGGGGTCTATAGCGGTAATCCTATGGCCGCCCACATGAACCTGCAACAAAACGTCGTACCAGAAAATTTCGGGCAGTGGCTGACCCTCTTTCAGGAGACACTTTCTGAGCTGTTTGAAGAGGAAGATCAGGCCTTCATTTATCAAAAAGCTGAGAATATTGCACAGAGCCTATCTCTAGGCATGTTCTATAATCCAGCTAGTACCCATAGGATAAACCTATAG
- a CDS encoding LysR family transcriptional regulator has product MANLTDMAAFVAVVEQGSFSQAGRELRVSTAVVSARVAKLEKDLGVRLLNRTTRQVAPTEEAIQYYEDCKKILAEVAVAEASLSSRQQSPSGSLKLSAPTVFGRRYIAPLLAQFQSDYPDLQVQLQLSDSFVDPVKDGYDLIIRIARLPDSSLVARKLGDSPRILCAAPAYLEKARLPKSPEELMKHNCLLLRFPGSTQFQWEFVNQKGDRQTVPVKGSLDSNNGDVIREWALAGYGICLKSRWEVEAELADGRLMEIDLAGLTPSPVDIYALYPVGNINPPKVRLLLDYLVGVFARGLPQ; this is encoded by the coding sequence ATGGCGAATTTAACAGATATGGCCGCGTTTGTTGCGGTGGTGGAGCAGGGAAGCTTCTCTCAGGCCGGACGGGAACTCCGTGTGTCGACAGCCGTTGTTAGCGCGCGCGTGGCCAAGTTGGAAAAGGATCTGGGGGTAAGGCTTTTAAACCGGACCACGCGGCAGGTCGCGCCGACTGAGGAAGCCATCCAGTATTATGAGGATTGCAAGAAAATCCTGGCGGAAGTTGCCGTGGCAGAGGCATCTCTTTCCTCCCGTCAGCAATCCCCGAGCGGTAGTCTGAAGCTGTCAGCGCCAACGGTGTTTGGTCGGCGCTATATTGCGCCGCTCCTGGCGCAGTTTCAGTCTGATTACCCGGATTTACAGGTTCAGTTGCAGCTATCCGATAGTTTTGTTGATCCGGTGAAGGATGGGTATGATCTGATCATTCGGATCGCCCGTTTGCCGGATTCTTCTCTCGTCGCCCGAAAACTGGGTGATAGTCCGCGAATTTTGTGTGCTGCACCAGCCTATCTGGAAAAGGCTAGGTTGCCTAAGTCGCCAGAAGAATTGATGAAACACAATTGTCTCCTTCTTCGATTTCCAGGCTCCACCCAGTTTCAGTGGGAGTTTGTTAATCAGAAAGGAGACCGCCAAACTGTCCCGGTAAAGGGATCACTTGACAGCAACAATGGAGATGTGATCCGGGAATGGGCACTGGCAGGATATGGGATTTGTCTGAAATCCCGCTGGGAGGTTGAGGCGGAATTAGCGGATGGGCGTCTGATGGAAATTGATTTGGCGGGTCTAACGCCAAGCCCGGTTGATATTTATGCCCTCTATCCCGTTGGAAATATCAACCCGCCAAAAGTGCGTCTGCTCCTCGATTATCTGGTTGGGGTTTTCGCTCGTGGGTTACCTCAGTAA
- a CDS encoding urate hydroxylase PuuD, whose protein sequence is MAFDFMEWLQLGIRWIHVITGIAWIGASFYFIWLDMNLTPPEKGGRKDQDGVGGELWAIHGGGFYEVQKYRVAPPALPPHLHWFKYEAYFTWISGFALLTVLYYFGAEIYLIDKSVADISTDAAILIGLGTLIGGWVVYDFLCKTPLINNQAVFGAVLFILLTLAAWGLSHVFSGRGAYIHVGALIGTIMAANVLMIIMPGQRALVSAAERGEAPDPAPGLKAKQRSLHNNYFTLPVLFIMISNHYPGTFGHEYGWAILASLAIVGIMVRHYFNMKNQGRAKQGAFLLPLAFVLFFVIAYLAAPEKVDLSGGPAVSSAEVQSIIEERCVSCHAAKPSNEDFETAPKAVKLETLAEIKREINRIRQQVVESDAMPLGNITEMTEEERLTIGRWIAQGGKID, encoded by the coding sequence ATGGCATTTGATTTTATGGAATGGCTTCAGCTGGGTATTCGCTGGATTCACGTTATTACCGGCATCGCCTGGATTGGCGCCTCCTTTTACTTTATCTGGCTGGATATGAACCTGACCCCACCGGAAAAAGGCGGGCGTAAAGATCAGGACGGCGTTGGGGGTGAGCTTTGGGCCATTCACGGCGGCGGATTTTATGAGGTCCAGAAATACCGGGTCGCCCCACCAGCCCTGCCACCTCACCTGCACTGGTTCAAATATGAAGCCTACTTCACCTGGATCAGCGGTTTTGCCCTTCTCACTGTCCTCTATTATTTTGGAGCAGAAATTTACCTGATTGATAAATCAGTTGCAGATATCTCAACAGACGCCGCCATTCTGATCGGGCTTGGAACCCTTATTGGCGGATGGGTCGTCTACGACTTCCTTTGCAAGACGCCTTTAATTAACAATCAGGCCGTTTTTGGCGCTGTTCTTTTTATCCTGCTCACCCTTGCAGCATGGGGACTGTCCCATGTCTTCAGCGGTCGCGGCGCCTACATTCATGTTGGGGCCCTGATCGGCACCATAATGGCCGCCAACGTTCTAATGATCATCATGCCGGGTCAGCGGGCTCTTGTTAGCGCTGCCGAGCGGGGAGAGGCTCCGGATCCAGCCCCTGGCTTAAAAGCCAAGCAGCGATCTCTGCACAACAACTATTTCACGCTACCTGTCCTTTTTATCATGATCAGCAATCACTACCCTGGGACCTTTGGACATGAATATGGCTGGGCGATTTTGGCTAGTCTTGCCATTGTCGGGATCATGGTTCGGCATTACTTCAATATGAAGAACCAGGGACGAGCCAAACAGGGTGCTTTTCTCCTGCCACTTGCCTTCGTGCTTTTCTTTGTCATTGCTTATCTTGCGGCACCTGAAAAAGTGGATTTGTCCGGCGGCCCCGCCGTATCCAGCGCAGAAGTCCAGTCCATTATCGAAGAGCGGTGCGTCAGCTGTCATGCGGCCAAACCATCAAACGAAGACTTCGAAACCGCCCCAAAAGCCGTGAAGCTGGAAACTCTGGCTGAGATCAAACGGGAAATTAACCGGATCCGTCAACAAGTCGTGGAAAGTGACGCCATGCCACTTGGCAACATCACCGAGATGACCGAAGAGGAGAGGTTGACTATCGGTCGCTGGATTGCCCAAGGCGGCAAGATCGACTAG
- a CDS encoding glycosyltransferase, translated as MKLMQAIGGAGHGGAENFFVHLTQAFQRSGLDQHVVTRSHPVRDAALKEAGVSFENLKFGGALDLVTPYRLKQISKRYKPDVYLSWMSRAASMTPSGPFPKLARLGGYYNLKYFQRCDHLVGVTPDLCDYIVRQGWPAAQVHHIPNFLTYHPKPALNRADFDTPNDAPLLLLLGRLHPVKGIDTAIKALKNVPDAYLWIAGEGPLKAELEALTAELKLTDRVRFLGWRTDKEALLATADITVFPSRQEGFGNVILESWASNTPMVATRAEGPVSLIEQGKTGLLSDIDDVDALSANLYLILNDKSLYAEIQVNGQNEFKSRYTENRAVQNWRELFNLVTGQ; from the coding sequence ATGAAACTAATGCAGGCCATCGGCGGAGCAGGTCACGGCGGCGCCGAAAATTTCTTCGTTCACCTAACGCAAGCCTTTCAGCGAAGCGGCCTTGACCAGCATGTGGTCACCAGATCCCATCCAGTTCGGGATGCAGCCTTAAAAGAAGCTGGCGTCTCTTTTGAGAACCTGAAGTTTGGGGGCGCCTTGGATCTTGTCACACCTTATCGGTTGAAACAGATTTCAAAACGCTACAAACCGGATGTTTATCTGAGTTGGATGAGCCGCGCCGCCTCCATGACCCCATCGGGTCCCTTTCCCAAACTGGCGCGGCTTGGGGGATATTATAACCTCAAATATTTTCAAAGATGCGATCATCTTGTTGGGGTAACTCCTGATCTTTGCGATTATATCGTGCGGCAAGGTTGGCCCGCAGCTCAGGTCCATCACATCCCAAATTTCCTGACTTATCACCCAAAACCCGCTCTTAATCGCGCCGATTTTGACACACCTAACGATGCGCCCCTCCTTCTGCTGCTGGGGCGGCTTCATCCTGTCAAAGGTATTGATACGGCGATCAAGGCGTTAAAAAATGTCCCTGATGCCTATCTCTGGATTGCCGGTGAAGGTCCCTTAAAGGCGGAACTTGAAGCCCTGACGGCAGAGCTGAAATTGACCGACAGGGTCAGGTTTCTGGGCTGGCGGACAGATAAGGAAGCCTTGCTAGCAACCGCTGACATCACTGTCTTCCCCTCAAGACAGGAAGGGTTCGGGAATGTCATTCTGGAGAGTTGGGCCTCAAACACCCCAATGGTCGCCACCCGTGCTGAAGGTCCGGTTTCCCTTATAGAACAAGGCAAAACCGGGCTATTGTCAGACATTGATGATGTTGACGCTTTGTCAGCCAATTTGTACCTGATCCTCAATGATAAAAGCTTGTATGCAGAGATCCAGGTGAACGGGCAAAACGAATTTAAATCCCGCTATACTGAAAACCGTGCTGTTCAAAACTGGCGAGAGCTTTTTAACCTAGTAACTGGTCAGTAA
- a CDS encoding ATP-binding protein produces MRDWIRSSIAYRQAKIALVAAVVVGVVFSLAQLSYELFEEREGTEKSVTHILNSMKDPAVTASYNLSNDLGMKVLNGIFQNPQIREGYLYATFSGGERELLARKDREISDKDISWLARLLFDDNKIYELPLSLSEETAPIGILQLRINPNYQLSNFLERAYVVLTVGFVRNMILAFVLVLIFYQTLTRPISLLAQKVRTINPLKPQEGLLDKPAGHETNELGVLVDGFNSSLTELGKTIHQLRQAEIEKADQLELFKSFARTSSDIFWQTEDDCKIILSYQDPKAEKLDTLISLNGASLFDLIAEHAMDLEETNLLSLKENPSDFRDIQLKFILNEAPLILSFDGTVRAFENGEFKGYLGTATDVTQSYLKDQEIADTQERLRQSQKMEAVGQLTGGIAHDFNNLLAVIMGNLEMLREQLEDNPAYLKMLDAALTSSEKGATLTQQLLAFSRKQSLNPTYINCNELVSEMVEMLKRTLGETVDIETDLDSSLIESYVDPAQFENALLNLAINARDSMSDGGHLKIKTQNYTLKRSIEGLAGMMPSGTYTEVTVADTGCGMDQETLEKAMEPFFTTKDVGKGSGMGLAMVYGFVAQSNGNIRIKSELGKGTEISLYLPSKSPNDYPRPSNEQTFTNTETLETSENIK; encoded by the coding sequence ATGCGGGATTGGATCCGAAGCAGCATAGCCTATCGGCAAGCAAAAATCGCTCTTGTTGCAGCGGTAGTAGTCGGTGTTGTTTTCAGCCTAGCCCAACTCAGCTATGAGCTGTTCGAGGAACGGGAAGGAACCGAGAAATCTGTCACCCATATCCTGAACAGCATGAAGGACCCAGCTGTGACGGCAAGCTACAATCTCAGCAATGATTTGGGTATGAAGGTATTGAACGGTATTTTTCAAAATCCACAAATTCGGGAAGGGTACCTGTATGCAACCTTCAGCGGTGGAGAGAGAGAACTGCTGGCAAGGAAAGATCGAGAAATAAGCGATAAAGATATTTCCTGGCTCGCCCGCCTTCTATTTGATGACAATAAAATTTATGAACTTCCTCTGAGCCTCTCCGAAGAGACAGCGCCCATCGGCATTTTGCAGCTTCGGATCAATCCAAACTATCAATTGTCCAATTTTTTGGAACGAGCCTACGTGGTTCTGACGGTTGGCTTTGTCCGAAACATGATCCTGGCATTCGTCCTTGTTCTGATTTTTTATCAGACGTTGACGCGTCCCATCTCACTTTTGGCACAGAAGGTTCGAACTATTAATCCGCTGAAACCACAGGAAGGATTACTGGACAAACCTGCTGGTCATGAAACCAATGAACTTGGCGTCCTCGTTGATGGATTTAATTCATCATTGACGGAACTTGGCAAAACGATCCACCAGCTACGTCAGGCTGAAATTGAAAAAGCTGATCAGTTGGAGCTGTTTAAATCCTTTGCCAGAACCAGTTCTGACATTTTTTGGCAAACAGAGGATGATTGTAAGATCATTCTGTCTTATCAAGATCCGAAGGCAGAAAAACTGGACACATTGATCAGTTTGAATGGAGCTTCACTTTTTGACTTGATTGCTGAGCATGCCATGGATCTTGAGGAAACAAACCTCTTATCTCTGAAGGAAAATCCCTCCGACTTTAGAGATATCCAGCTCAAATTCATCTTAAATGAAGCCCCCCTTATTCTATCTTTTGATGGCACTGTCCGAGCGTTTGAGAATGGCGAGTTTAAAGGCTATCTTGGCACCGCAACGGATGTCACCCAGTCCTATTTGAAAGATCAAGAAATCGCAGATACGCAAGAGCGCTTACGCCAATCCCAGAAAATGGAAGCGGTTGGTCAGCTAACTGGCGGCATTGCCCATGATTTCAACAATCTTCTGGCCGTTATTATGGGCAATCTAGAAATGCTGAGAGAACAGTTGGAAGATAATCCGGCTTATCTCAAGATGCTCGACGCGGCACTCACGTCTAGTGAGAAGGGAGCAACCCTGACCCAACAATTGCTCGCTTTCTCACGTAAACAATCGCTAAATCCAACTTATATCAATTGTAATGAGTTAGTCTCTGAAATGGTAGAAATGCTAAAAAGAACGCTCGGCGAAACAGTTGATATAGAAACAGATCTGGATAGCTCTCTCATTGAAAGCTATGTGGATCCGGCTCAATTTGAAAATGCCCTGTTGAACTTAGCGATCAATGCAAGGGATTCCATGTCCGATGGCGGGCACCTTAAGATCAAAACACAAAACTACACGCTAAAAAGGTCCATAGAGGGACTAGCCGGTATGATGCCATCCGGTACCTACACAGAGGTAACAGTTGCAGATACTGGATGTGGCATGGATCAAGAAACGCTTGAAAAAGCTATGGAACCATTTTTTACCACCAAGGACGTTGGTAAGGGTAGCGGTATGGGCCTGGCAATGGTGTACGGGTTTGTGGCGCAGTCCAACGGGAATATTCGCATTAAAAGTGAGCTTGGAAAGGGAACAGAGATAAGTCTCTATCTGCCCTCGAAGTCACCAAATGACTATCCCCGCCCCTCCAACGAGCAAACTTTCACTAATACGGAAACTTTAGAAACCTCTGAGAATATCAAGTAG